A genomic segment from Amphiura filiformis chromosome 10, Afil_fr2py, whole genome shotgun sequence encodes:
- the LOC140161691 gene encoding uncharacterized protein produces MATLSVIWTDYHNILSLWILLTRRIRCQRGELILLSSVGNNVYKTLRDVSYPDPPHGKTYKKLADLLKKHYRPQRSVVAERFRYRSCKQQPGQSISDYATNLKKLIASCEFQGDQLEQNLRDQFICGLRSKDTIEKLLGPQEKDYNFAQAVDMAIAEEEATKNVKDISGHLKSECGHATSGYHAKQNTVRYITEDEEQFEDFRDATFTITDDSDDRRDDTHDDDKQENAQDSVNYTSSKPVFLPVEIEGVNLQMELDTGAEPSMVNIKDYLKHFRNFPLKPVSRPLHAYAGTPLNLAGEINVDVKYQDQHAGLLRLVVVDADSYAPPLFGRD; encoded by the exons ATGGCGACTTTGAGTGTTATTTGGACAGATTATCACAATATTTTATCGCTATGGATATTGCTGACACGGAGGATAAGATGCCAAAGAGGAGAGCTTATACTACTGAGTAGCGTAGGAAATAATGTGTACAAAACATTACGGGATGTCAGCTACCCAGATCCGCCTCATGGTAAGACCTACAAGAAATTAGCAGACCTGTTAAAGAAGCATTATAGACCACAACGTTCAGTAGTAGCAGAAAGATTTAGATACAGATCATGTAAACAACAACCTGGTCAATCTATCAGTGATTATGCTACCAACTTGAAGAAATTAATTGCTTCATGTGAATTTCAAGGAGATCAGTTGGAGCAGAATTTAAGAGATCAGTTCATTTGTGGCTTAAGATCTAAAGATACAATAGAGAAATTGTTGGGTCCCCAAGAAAAGGATTATAATTTTGCTCAAGCGGTAGACATGGCAATAGCTGAAGAAGAGGCAACGAAGAATGTTAAGGATATCAGCG GACATTTGAAATCAGAATGTGGTCATGCAACGTCAGGCTACcatgcaaaacaaaacacagtACGCTACATAACAGAGGACGAAGAACAATTTGAAGATTTTCGTGACGCTACTTTCACCATTACAGACGATAGTGACGACAGACGAGACGACACGCATGATGACGACAAACAAGAGAACGCGCAAGACAGTGTAAATTACACATCGTCAAAACCAGTATTCCTACCAGTGGAAATTGAAGGAGTGAATTTACAGATGGAGTTGGACACGGGAGCAGAACCGTCGATGGTTAACATCAAGGATTATCTGAAGCATTTCAGAAATTTTCCATTGAAACCAGTGTCTCGTCCACTACATGCTTATGCCGGTACACCTCTGAACTTGGCAGGAGAGATCAATGTTGATGTAAAGTACCAAGATCAACACGCAGGATTACTTCGATTAGTTGTTGTAGATGCAGACAGCTATGCACCACCATTATTTGGTAGAGATTGA